In the genome of Drosophila yakuba strain Tai18E2 chromosome 3R, Prin_Dyak_Tai18E2_2.1, whole genome shotgun sequence, one region contains:
- the LOC6535845 gene encoding Fanconi anemia group D2 protein isoform X1: MAVLGHTALLTRHQSVLFLLFCYLGSRVTLVKLTCTMYKQFKKRSKKPLNTIDENATMKVPRLAETTTNVSVESSSGGSEDNIPASQEHTQRFLSQHSAILAATLGRTQSSNRNIATLSRQPNNFFELVLVRAGVQLDQGDSLIMACDHVSIVSKLRDIFTSASSYTDKMETFKTGLNASMAPGSKLVQKLLTGCTVDAAGEEQIYQSQNSMFMNFLMIDFMRDACVEVLLNRIEEVAKADRVIMGKAAIPLPLLPLMLTQLRYLTALHKVEIYSRIEVIFNRATESAKLDIIANAELILDASMHDEFVELLNINYSSTEDLFHMTTVQTLSNLFLSDRTQAKLRLRILDFATSGHCPDVNLPHLIRLLLNVLKIDTDDSVRDVRLFLFSLCIKFQFVQFQLIGSLREIFNWRHTTVREENSTTGDSKKSQLELFGFLELALLRSKKFYQACQRSCASVPAEEFTSFDLILLLLLIHVNEDNSLYIENILRRRIKLEHITVGILEEIRLHYRHILEQHITTLMNILHDFMREKNRTVSDFAKSSYSILFKTFNSIQKNILKKLLELTCDKSSPHLTTMALELLRELQRKSAKDVQNCATLLIPMLDRISDLTLTQTRVAMDLLCHVAFPGPNLSPCLQLQEQVDMVVKKQLINSIDNIKKQGIIGCVQLIDAMARIENDGVERNELIASVENVDSLPDGRGKMAANLIIRTESSIGNSTESLALFFEELATVFNQRNEGSTGCDLDYQFIAWVCDLVTFRFQASFVTEDVPETLKGIKLEYQLNINELDDTNVNTESDVLNIGINMSKLVLSPKAKPCDSIYILAPLFNCVRVLYKHRHHDSLENINALLGCAIVLPSFFEDDNYVPVFDNFEAEQQKDILSIYFQTINWMRVSISAFASQRDHPTRRRVLSRLGELIRIEQRIKPLLARAPVDFVAPPYQFLTNVKLSNQNLKRPGPKPAAKINTTLPEPDLSGNQTTIADFTIKVGPCKTIKMKTDFEQMYGPRERYRPMEVEIIMLLVEQKFVLSHQLENEQVGEFLGLLELRFLLEDVVQKLEAAVFRQTDFFDADSFKPHLAKQEDFICDLLPCLNEVNNHLITLAEAIDNELTKVNHVYSNLDLFKEQFCYIKSCFGLCVRLFALYFAWSEWSDKSQEQLLHKSLLKLQPKAQWKRLEKQSVPQLATLTFQYFLKYEKSVLSLSTAVQIYRLLCNLLKLGSLQSDASQPRFQQAEELRILCGTLLRRKWFHYAGTLDKGGQCNIYLDELIKGFLKKSTSTSQTDLLSELVKQCSILNTKDKALSSFPNFKKANFPLLFRGLCEVLIHSLSGQVSADRHGDRLTLWESAVDLLNGLLSIVQQVEQPRNFGLFLKHSLLFLKLLLQHGMSALESIVRDDPERLTRFLHELQKVTRFLHQLCCHSKSIKNTAIISYIPSLRETIETLVFRVKALLAANNCHSAFHMGNMINRDLHGDSIITPTSSFAGEENSDEELPADDTSVDETALGDDMGITTVSVSTRPSDGSRRSKSSSRSKCF, from the exons ATGGCAGTGCTCGGTCACACTGCATTGCTAACGCGCCATCaaagtgttttgtttttactctTTTGTTATTTAGGATCAAGAGTTACGCTTGTAAAGCTTACTTGCACTAtgtataaacaatttaaaaaacgtTCGAAGAAACCTCTGAACACGATCGATGAAAACGCGACCATGAAAGTGCCC CGCCTGGCAGAGACGACCACAAATGTTTCAGTTGAGTCCTCATCCGGTGGGAGCGAGGATAACATACCCGCCTCCCAGGAGCATACGCAGCGCTTTCTGTCGCAGCACAGTGCGATCCTGGCCGCCACTCTTGGTCGCACGCAATCCTCGAACCGGAACATTGCCACGCTCTCCCGGCAACCGAACAACTTCTTCGAACTGGTTCTGGTTCGAGCCGGTGTCCAGTTGGACCAGGGTGATAGTCTGATAATGGCCTGCGATCATGTATCCATTGTCTCCAAGCTGCGTGACATCTTTACGAGTGCCTCCTCCTATACCGACAAAATGGAGACATTCAAGACGGGTCTGAATGCTTCCATGGCGCCCGGATCAAAGCTGGTGCAGAAGCTTCTAACCGGCTGCACCGTGGACGCAGCTGGCGAGGAGCAGATCTACCAGTCCCAGAACAGCATGTTTATGAACTTCCTTATGATCGACTTCATGCGAGATGCCTGCGTGGAGGTGCTGTTGAACAGGATCGAGGAGGTGGCTAAAGCCGACCGAGTCATCATGGGTAAAGCAGCTATTCCCTTGCCACTGCTACCCCTGATGCTGACTCAACTGCGCTACCTGACTGCCTTGCACAAGGTGGAGATCTACAGTCGCATCGAGGTAATCTTCAACAGGGCCACGGAATCGGCAAAGCTTGACATCATAGCCAATGCTGAGTTGATACTCGATGCCAGCATGCACGATGAGTTCGTCGAGCTTCTCAA CATTAACTATTCCAGCACTGAAGACCTTTTCCATATGACCACGGTGCAAACTCTTAGTAACTTATTTCTTTCGGACAGAACGCAGGCCAAGTTACGACTGCGCATTTTGGACTTCGCCACAAGTGGTCACTGCCCCGATGTG AACTTGCCGCATCTTATAAGGCTGCTGCTAAACGTTCTGAAAATAGACACAGATGACAGCGTGCGCGACGTAAGGCTCTTCCTTTTTTCCCTATGCATCAAGTTTCAGTTCGTTCAGTTTCAGTTGATAGGCAGCTTGCGAGAAATCTTCAACTGGCGTCACACAACTGTGAGGGAAGAAAACTCAACAACAGGCGACAGTAAGAAGTCTCAGCTGGAACTTTTTGGCTTTCTAGAACTAGCATTATTACGCTCGAAAAAGTTTTATCAAGCATGCCAGAGGTCATGTGCTAGTGTGCCTGCTGAAGAATTTAC CTCCTTCGACCTGATACTTCTGCTTTTGTTGATACATGTTAATGAAGATAACTCATTATACATCGAAAACATT ctTCGACGTCGCATTAAATTGGAGCATATAACAGTGGGCATTTTGGAAGAGATACGACTGCACTATAGACACATCCTGGAGCAGCACATTACCACACTGATGAACATCCTTCACGACTTTATGCGAGAGAAAAATCGCACTGTGTCCGATTTCGCGAAGTCTTCGTACAG tatACTTTTTAAGACTTTCAACTCGATCCaaaaaaatatcttaaaaaaGCTTTTGGAGCTTACCTGTGACAAATCATCACCGCACCTGACAACAATGGCACTGGAATTGCTTCGTGAGCTTCAACGAAAGAGCGCCAAGGATGTTCAGAATTGTGCCACTCTTCTTATTCCCATGCTTGATAGGATAAGTGATCTTACTCTTACACAAACCCGCGTTGCTATGGACCTTTTGTGCCATGTTGCGTTTCCAGGTCCGAACCTATCGCCGTGCCTGCAACTCCAAGAGCAAGTCGATATGGTGGTTAAAAAGCAGCTGATCAATTCCATTGATAATATTAAAAAGCAGGGCATAATTGGCTGTGTGCAGCTCATCGATGCAATGGCACGCATTGAGAACGACGGAGTTGAGCGTAACGAGCTTATAGCCAGCGTGGAAAACGTCGATTCCTTGCCCGATGGCCGAGGCAAAATGGCTGCCAACTTAATCA TACGCACCGAGTCATCAATAGGAAATAGTACCGAGTCTTTAGCCCTGTTTTTTGAAGAACTGGCCACGGTTTTCAATCAGCGCAATGAGGGAAGCACCGGCTGTGACTTGGACTACCAATTCATTGCTTGGGTCTGTGACTTAGTGACATTCCGATTTCAGGCAAGTTTTGTCACAGAGGATGTTCCCGAGACTTTAAA GGGAATTAAACTGGAATATCAGTTAAATATCAATGAATTGGACGATACAAATGTAAATACTGAATCGGATGTCCTTAATATTGGCATAAATATGTCAAAACTGGTTTTATCACCGAAAGCGAA ACCTTGTGATTCAATATACATTCTGGCTCCTCTGTTCAACTGTGTCAGGGTGTTGTACAAACATCGCCACCATGACAGCTTAGAGAATATCAATGCCTTGCTGGGCTGTGCCATTGTGCTGCCTTCTTTCTTTGAGGATGACAACTATGTCCCCGTTTTTGACAACTTTGAGGCGGAACAGCAAAAGGACATTCTGAGCATTTATTTTCAGACCATCAATTGGATGAGGGTGTCGATCAGTGCGTTTGCATCCCAACGTGATCATCCTACTCGGCGTCGAGTTCTTTCCAGACTCGGAGAGCTAATACGTATCGAACAGAGAATTAAGCCCCTCCTGGCTAGAGCGCCTGTCGACTTCGTGGCACCGCCATATCAATTCCTCACCAACGTCAAGCTCTCGAACCAGAATCTGAAACGTCCAGGACCTAAACCAGCTGCCAAAATAAACACAACGCTACCAGAACCAGATTTAAGTGGTAATCAAACAACGATCGCTGACTTTACTATTAAGGTTGGACCGTGCAAGACCATTAAGATGAAGACCGACTTTGAGCAGATGTATGGGCCGCGAGAGAGGTACAGGCCAATGGAAGTTGAAATCATCATGCTGTTGGTCGAGCAGAAGTTTGTCTTGAGTCACCAGCTGGAAAATGAGCAAGTGGGGGAGTTTCTTGGTCTCCTGGAGTTACGTTTCCTGCTGGAAGACGTGGTTCAAAAACTTGAAGCAGCAGTTTTTCGACAGACCGATTTCTTTGATGCGGACAGTTTTAAGCCGCATTTGGCCAAACAGGAAGATTTTATTTGCGATCTACTTCCATGTCTAAATGAGGTGAATAATCATCTAATAACCCTAGCTGAAGCCATCGACAATGAGCTTACGAAAGTCAATCATGTGTACAGCAATCTGGATCTGTTTAAAGAGCAATTTTGCTATATCAAATCGTGTTTTGGGCTGTGCGTCCGGCTGTTTGCCTTGTACTTCGCCTGGAGCGAGTGGAGTGATAAGTCGCAGGAACAACTGCTCCATA AGTCTTTGCTTAAACTACAGCCTAAAGCACAATGGAAAAGACTAGAGAAGCAAAGTGTCCCTCAGCTGGCAACCCTGACTTTTCAATACTTTCTGAAGTATGAGAAATCCGTATTGAGTCTCAGTACTGCGGTTCAGATTTATCGATTGCTGTGTAACTTGTTGAAACTGGGGAGTTTACAAAGTGATGCTAGCCAACCGAGATTTCAGCAAGCCGAGGAGTTAC GGATACTGTGTGGCACATTGTTGCGACGTAAATGGTTCCACTACGCTGGTACTTTGGACAAAGGCGGTCAATGCAATATCTATTTGGACGAGCTGATCAAGGGATTCCTAAAAAAATCAACTTCCACGAGTCAAACCGATCTCCTTAGTGAGTTGGTTAAGCAATGCAGCATACTCAATACGAAGGACAAAGCCCTGAGTTCCTTCCCCAACTtcaaaaa GGCCAACTTCCCATTACTCTTTCGCGGACTGTGCGAGGTTCTTATTCACTCCCTAAGTGGTCAAGTTAGCGCCGATAGACATGGTGATAGATTGACACTGTGGGAGTCTGCAGTGGATTTGTTGAATGGCTTGCTCAGCATTGTGCAGCAGGTGGAACAGCCCAGAAATTTTGGGCTCTTTCTGAAACACTCCCTGTTATTCCTTAAGTTGCTTCTTCAGCACGGAATGTCTGCGCTGGAATCTATTGTTCGTGACGATCCCGAAAGGCTAACAAGGTTTTTGCACGAGCTCCAGAAAGTGACACGCTTCCTGCATCAACTGTGCTGCCATTCGaagtcaattaaaaatactgCTATTATCAGCTATATTCCCAGCCTTCGGGAGACGATTGAGACGTTGGTCTTTCGAGTAAAAGCCCTTTTGGCCGCCAACAACTGCCATTCTGCATTTCACATGGGAAATATGATCAACAGGGATCTCCACGGAGATTCTATTATTACACCCACGAGTTCATTCGCCGGCGAGGAAAACAGCGACGAGGAATTACCTGCGGACGACACCAGCGTAGATGAAACTGCCTTGGGAGATGACATGGGCATCACAACTGTTAGCGTTAGCACGAGGCCGAGCGACGGCAGTCGTCGGAGCAAGTCCTCTTCCCGCAGCAAATGCTTTTGA